The following DNA comes from Bombus pascuorum chromosome 3, iyBomPasc1.1, whole genome shotgun sequence.
TAATGTCACTGtgtaatattcaaatttggtttttaacttttaaaatgTCACAAATGTAAAAATCTATTTTGTCTTGAAACTTAATCAgaagtaataatattatatacaaaattattcaatatttataaatgacaTAGATTtgctaataaatatacataataattacagttataatatttcctaaacaatatttggaaaatatttggtaTACAATTACACAATGTACAACcagaaacaatttatttaacaatttgtaCTGTTACATTCTGTCATGCTCTCTCTGTATTCGAGCACTGTACGTTTTTGATACAAGATGAAATGCATCAATATATCGATCCATACACATTGCTACACATTTCtgtaagtaaattaaaattacttacattttatattctataaggtcttataacaatttttattcttatattttctctttgtttacatttatataagtataattcaatattactgtttaatataatttccacatattgtttatataaatattcacaacatttatataacattaataaaaaattttttattcgtatttaataaaatatttactatatctTTTCTACGTTCgcttaaataatatttacttaataataatataaaaaatatatttaaatttattttatacttttaaggCTTCGAACACGATAGGTTACATTTTATACTAAGGTTACGTTCTACAAACAAAAGAGGTTACCTGTTCGGTATTATCCAGAGAAGTACCGGGCCTAATCACGCATTTTTTAAAGCATTTCTCTGACATTTTCTGAAAATACGAAACCAGGTGATATATGTTATtcattcattttaaatttgtaaatgtatttatacaatCGTACCGAAAGCATTTCTTGTGCATTTGCAACTGCAACTTCTTGTTTAATTTGTTGCATCAGATCACTCTTTTCTTTATCAGTTAGGGATTCGGATGTAAGCGAATTcatatttacagtaaaatattaagtgtttctttaatgtaataatagcAAAATCAAAAACCACTTTGCTCCCGTTTGTTAAGTACAAACTACCACGTTCTTACCGGTTCGATCGATAAACCGGAAGCACGTGAAACTGCATCTTAAAAGGCCGTTTACAAATTTACGATTCTGAAATGTTGAACGAATTAATGTTTGTAATgtacttgtatatatatatattatatatattatatatcattatatatattatatatatttgcatatatatttatatatatattacattaaaaaatatttaattattatgcattcattaatgttttttttatctttatgcATATCTACTATAATCGCGGTGTTACGAAACTATTATGAATTCTAATTTAAATGTTATCTTCATTTCAAAGAATTGGAACACAtgaaatgtatacatatttcttcaAGTTTCGGTTATTAGATAACGACCTGCTGATATCAGAAATTAGTAAGGACATCGCCAATGAGCGTAGAAGAAATTCAGTCAAAAGTATACTCCATGAATTGCCGTCCATAGCAGTCAAACGACCAAAAACTATATGCATGTTTCTTCTTCCGCTTCTTTCAATGGGAAAAACGCGCATAATATGTACTTACGTACATGGCATGGAAATGCATGGCAATGGAAAGCAGAGTGTATGATCTAGGTATGATTCGTGGTGAGATTGGCAGTACTGTTTTTAAGTCAACGGGTGCATCAATCTGATTTGAATACAAAATTGGAACATTACAAAATGCTGTCTagtaaagtatatatattgtaaaaaatatatcagtaAACATGATACAATATATAGTTTATAGTGGTgtacttttaaaatttctgttataactttataattcTACATATCATTCTGTCTAAGATggaaaacgataataataaaaatgaacgatTGAAACTACATGTTGAAAGCCGGAACAACGTTATTTCTGAATTACAACGTGTATATGCGAAATATTCGTATCGTAACTCATGCGAATTAGGTTGTTTGATAATTGTTAtctttattcaataattatttaatataattcatcTTTATgctaataaatttgataattacctaataataattattgaataattatgttttcaacacaataaaatattaataaactattttataaataattattgatgCACAGGGAATTTTACAAGTAGTTTGTCAGAAACAGatggaaaattgtattctTCTATCGTCGAGGATcttttaatagaaatgaaTGGAagggaattaaaaaaatttagtgATAGTAATAATACAGGCTGTTGTCGGTGTAAACATTTGTTGAATATTCCTCGAGATCTTATTCAAACTTCTGAGAAGATATCGGATTATACGGAAGAATGTGTGgatgatttaaattttgtgCAAAGTATGGTCTGGTTAAAGTCAGCCACAATGTTTATGAAAACTATTTCCGTCGAACAATTTCATTcggtattttataaacaatggAAGAACACAGGTAATGATACAAGAActcgatatttaatatttttagcgGATAtctgttttaatatattaaattactttatttatttaattatttagttcAAAGTAGTCaaatttcaattgaaatttattacagaTTATTTAagttattgttttaaataacttCATGTGAATTTATATCTTCAAACGGATAGTTAATATgttgtagtaaaataataaaaataaaattcctatttAAGGGTATACTACATTTTTTCTAGGAAAAGATTTTAATCTTTATAGTCAAAACTTAATGTCTGATATTGAAGAGgacgattataaaaatttgagcAATTCATTAAATGATGATCAACAGAATGATACGAATTTCGACGTTGATtcagaatatattaataatactgATCCGTCACGTGATGTACATAATGAAAAACATAATACATCACAATCTTATCACCAACAAATAAATCAAGAAACTGGAATTTTCACCGAAAAAGGAGTCAGTCCCTCCGTTTTTACTTCTTCTCAAAGTCTTGATAGATTCTTCAATGTACAACCTTGCATGCATCAAGATATtactatgaaaaattatatcattcaaGATTCAGACGAAGAGTGCTCTTCTGTTTCTGACATAATTAAAGATTCTCTGGAGAGTCAAAATACTAATAACATAGTACGAAacgagaaagataaaaaattactcgAAGGAAGCGATTTTATCAAGGAAAAATCAGcagaagaattattttctgaGGACAGCGATGTTTTAACGAGAACTTTATTCGGAACGAGAAATGATCTAACTGTTGCTTCAGACGATAACGATTTTTCAGacattattttatctaacaaaaattattcatcATATAAACAGAATTGTAGTCAGTTAAGagaacaattaatttcaaaatcgaaTAAGCAGATAGTCAAACCATTGACACAAACTTGtgattcaaattttttcaatgaaagTCCTATAATTTCACCGAATCGGATTAATAATGCATGCTCGCTTCAGGAAGACAGCGCTTACGATACTTATCAATTAAGCGCAGAATGGTTACCAACGACGAATTGCATTTATAATGAAGATATTAGTATCTTGCCTAGTCAAAAAATTGCTAATATTACTCCtcatgaaaaaaaagatatcgtGAATTACACGCATGATCTGGAGTCTCTCACCATAGATATGACAGAGAATAATTGGACTTCcaaacaaaatttatcttGTTCACAAcaagaaaacgataaaaacataaacaatGACGGTGAAGAATTGTCCGTACAAAATAgacaaagatataaaaatttgatggaAGATGCAGAATACGAAAGAAGTAGCagtaagagaaagaaactAAAATCTGTCCATGAAACGACTGTATCTAAGtctaagaaaaaagaagagaagaaaatttcttcgaaatggTTGAAATTTACGCTTGATACTCTAAATGTGGACGACATTGCTTTTAAGTCGATAAAGGCGATTCTTATGGTTCTCCAAAATGAGAGAATAGCGAAACAATATATGAGAAAAAGATGTTGGAAAGATACTTTAGAAGAACAGGCTGTAAACGCGATATTGGATTACTGTGACGTTTCTGAAgctgaaaataaaactaaCGAGTATACGCAAGAAATTGTGCAGGTAGTGACTGACATCCTGGATAAGAGTATAGGAACTAGTGAGTTTAACAAGgtaaattataacatatataatttctattatggATACAGTACATAAAATtagctatatttattaacttttaataataatttttaatgcgCAATTGCCAATGTTAAATTGAATGCTATAGCACGTATTGCATAACACATGTTAGATATACTTGTAAGTACAATATATGCACAGACATTTAAGGAATAGAATATGTCAATTCCTTGTCGTTAGAGATAAGAGGAGAAGTAAAAGTTGAACATAAAAGTTATAGTTATAATAAATGGATGAAGTTATTAGTCATAATACAAGGAAATTATGATAGTagcttttaaaaaatgcattgttttaaaatacaaagcaTATCTTTACACTTTGTTAGAATTAGAGATATTcctaaaaattttttaaatatttatatggtaatatttaGACacgaaattattcttttatttaatgttatgttttttttttatttaggtTACAATAGTGACTCATCAGATCTCCATTATTTTACAACTATGCAGTTCTATGAAAGTTTGTgtcgaaataataaattacttaactgcaaaattaaaatcttacggaaatattttaatctctctggtaaataacaaaaaggccgatgtacataatgtaataaatcaattacatattatcttttatactTTAAATTTTTGCTTACAAAAATATCGAGCAGTTTTctgtaataaagaaaataatcaacttgaaaaagaagaagtaatACCACCTGTCGTCGATTTATggaaaaaacaattaaatttcgaaGGTATAATAGTAAAGGATAGTATACAGACAAGGGAACGAAGGTGGTTAATGATTTTGGATGATTTTGCAGTAATTGCTACggaaaattttgttcaatttgCAAAAAAGGCGCAAAAATTAGTCAATTTATTGATGTATGAATAAATGATTTTGTTTTAAGTGCACCGTTTTAAACGTAATTTTAGTATATTGAGATATATACCAggtactaaatattatattctatatgtatataaaagtcttataatattttgtatatagtaaatacattttaaatattaaagcatttagtatgttttttatttgatttatacaattttcattaaaatttcacaactatttgtaaattataatatctacGTATtcaatatatcatattttatatatttcaattacctATACAATgactatattaatataaacagttattaaatatattgagattTCAATGTTGAGAACAAAAGAttacagagagagagagagagagagatgttttaaaaagttttctaaaattatttgaattcttGCGATGAATCTAAATtgattaatacaaattaattactagtaaagtaataacgaataacaacGTAAATGTAATACTTTTCAATGTATGCGATACAGATCTACTATAAATAGCATTATCTAGTGTTATAGGAAGATCAATCTTTTTCCAGTTACATAATCGTTCTGCGTTTTGCGGTAACAGATCCATTATCGAATACAAAAAAGTTTTAATCGGGCAAATTTCTGTACAATTTGGCATTTTCAAAGAGAGAGTGATACCATCTACTCCCGTATAGTAATTAatctgaaataataataattttaatatcgtttttgataattaatagGAGTTATTATGTATGCATAAATGCTTAAAGTAATTAGGAAAATTACactgttaataatattatcgattaataaaaattaaactaagttttttaattaactattaCATAAAATCTTTTGTTatgtctttctctcttttgaatatatgtatgtcacattcttaattattccatattgactattattttgtttttattttgtttaagtAAACAGCACTATcatcgtattttataattattgtcgaaaatatattttaacttttaataaaattattttacgaatctcgtaataaaatataataatgtaagaaTATGTATACCTTCACTCCGTGACTTTCTGTTTCATTGTCAAAGTACAGTTCGAATATCACAGAGGCGGCTTCGTTAGGAATATGTGGCGACCATAGATTTAGGCCTTTCAAAACACcaacgatatttctttcattgcCGCTATACATCATGAGCTTTCGTTGTTTAGGAATCTGTCCATTGATATACATCAGCGAATTtgctaaaatttcttttagaatCGTTCCTCCATTTAATTGCTTTTGTAATGAGGTTTGCCAAAGGACATCATATTCCAACAACGACACAGTGTACATTGCTCCATCAGGAAAAATGTCTTTCGCCCAGTGCGGAAGCGATTGTTTTAAGTCAGCCtgcaataacatttattttcacttATGTTCTCTAAGGTTCATTTAACCGACGCACGTGATACGCTTGACACTTTGAACTTGTCGTCAATAATAATCCGACGGCGATATAATCTGActtaaaaaataacgaaagacTATCGAAGTTAAGCATTATAAACGATGTACATTTTACCTCAAAAAGCTTTTACATtgcgatatttttgtttcaaatatgacTAATAATAGGAACGTATCGATTATACATCATGTTCGTTCATGTTCAATTTTACAAGAAGTTgttcatttaaatatcttacttTTGTCTCAAGGACAGCATATAGCAAAGCCACTTCCGATGGTCGTTGAACTTTTATTCCAATAGACCGAGATATATGATCGAACAAAGATGAATAATCTGATACTCTATCTCGCACTTGAGTCATATTCAGCACTTTTTCCATTTCGAGAATGAAATTCGGACACTGTATTCCCATTAATAAAGTATCTTCCTGTGCGACGGTGTAATCtacaaaattgataaattacaatattttttctatatcgtTTACTTATTACACTTTCTTTACGAATTTTTCACAGGCTCGTTTGTTAggatgtttgaaaaatttgtagcgaaagttaaaaaatatttaactagAATTACACGTTTTATCATCTATGACTTCGTAAGCttcttcttaaaaaatttttcgccattcgataataaatatttttaaatagattttataGGCTTCTATACAGAGTACCTAATATCTTGTCTGGAGTATTTAATATGtcttgaataaattttatacagatcacaataaatataataacgagTAGTCTGCGAATGTCTATGTATTTGTGAGGAActtaaagatgcaaaaatcCACAGAATGATTATGATATgcaaaaacgtataaaatatccaaaatatagTACTTGTTCTGATATTTAGgggagaaataaattttttcgtAGCTTCCACTTCTTTATCTATATcttagtaaaaatataaatttgccaTTAAATTGGCTATCCGCAGTCTAATGATGACATTATGTTGTATTCGATGAATAAGACTAGTAGAGGCACATTCCAGATGAGATTCAAAATTTCTTGGATATATAAGGATCCACATCGTCTCACTgtcagaaagaaattatttccatttgGATATACGAGGTCCAACATTGTATCACTCTCTCTTGAACGAAATTGACATGTTTCCCTTAATTCTCTTTAATACTTCTTTAGTACCTTAATTCTCTTTAGTACCGAACTAAGGACAGTACttgttcgaatatttcattatttgatagaaattgaCAAATgagaaatgaatgaaaatgcTACGAATCTTTACCTGTGGGTATTGGCTGCCACTTTATATCGGCGCTCCACCTTTGAATTTCTGCTGGAGGCCAAAGACCTGCATTTACTAATTGACCAGATAGCATCGACAATGGATATTCGGCCGTTTGCATTTTCATCGTCTCAGACGTATAAACATCGCCCAAAAATTCACCGTACTCCTTTCGTAAATGGACTCCTAGATTATACATGTTAAGCATGCTGGCCTGTTAAATAAGATTAATCTAGGGTTATCATTCGTCATGCTCTTAACTTATATTATGCTTTCAAATCAAGTAgtagaacaaataaaaatgttaaatcaAGTATTATCCACACGCACGATACAAAGATACTTCCAAAAAATTTCGATCAGGATAAATTTCAAAGGATCGAAAGATCATGATTGATCATAGATTTAAATTATCTCCACGATTCTATGGAGTATTTGTCTGTTtgataaatttgcaaaatcaTTAAAGTTGACTTAGATATTTGATTTGTCATATTGACTGAGTCACTATTGATAGTCGTTCAAAGTACAACTTTCATTTAATGAACAAATATCTTtcaatgtataaaaagaaattcgcgtgtaatttgaaatatcgtatGATAATCTGTAATGCTATttctatcaaatttttataaaaatttgtataattcatAAAGCGCTAagtaaatataagataaatatcaatttgtaGA
Coding sequences within:
- the LOC132905279 gene encoding venom acid phosphatase Acph-1-like isoform X2; amino-acid sequence: MPNASMLNMYNLGVHLRKEYGEFLGDVYTSETMKMQTAEYPLSMLSGQLVNAGLWPPAEIQRWSADIKWQPIPTDYTVAQEDTLLMGIQCPNFILEMEKVLNMTQVRDRVSDYSSLFDHISRSIGIKVQRPSEVALLYAVLETKADLKQSLPHWAKDIFPDGAMYTVSLLEYDVLWQTSLQKQLNGGTILKEILANSLMYINGQIPKQRKLMMYSGNERNIVGVLKGLNLWSPHIPNEAASVIFELYFDNETESHGVKINYYTGVDGITLSLKMPNCTEICPIKTFLYSIMDLLPQNAERLCNWKKIDLPITLDNAIYSRSVSHTLKSITFTLLFVITLLVINLY
- the LOC132905279 gene encoding venom acid phosphatase Acph-1-like isoform X1, with translation MKVVVSVLSILYIVIRSTECVPELQLVQIVFAHKTHAPILDLIDNKDTNLPRSLTYEYFNAAPLGMPNASMLNMYNLGVHLRKEYGEFLGDVYTSETMKMQTAEYPLSMLSGQLVNAGLWPPAEIQRWSADIKWQPIPTDYTVAQEDTLLMGIQCPNFILEMEKVLNMTQVRDRVSDYSSLFDHISRSIGIKVQRPSEVALLYAVLETKADLKQSLPHWAKDIFPDGAMYTVSLLEYDVLWQTSLQKQLNGGTILKEILANSLMYINGQIPKQRKLMMYSGNERNIVGVLKGLNLWSPHIPNEAASVIFELYFDNETESHGVKINYYTGVDGITLSLKMPNCTEICPIKTFLYSIMDLLPQNAERLCNWKKIDLPITLDNAIYSRSVSHTLKSITFTLLFVITLLVINLY
- the LOC132905275 gene encoding uncharacterized protein LOC132905275 — translated: MAWKCMAMESRVYDLGNFTSSLSETDGKLYSSIVEDLLIEMNGRELKKFSDSNNTGCCRCKHLLNIPRDLIQTSEKISDYTEECVDDLNFVQSMVWLKSATMFMKTISVEQFHSVFYKQWKNTGKDFNLYSQNLMSDIEEDDYKNLSNSLNDDQQNDTNFDVDSEYINNTDPSRDVHNEKHNTSQSYHQQINQETGIFTEKGVSPSVFTSSQSLDRFFNVQPCMHQDITMKNYIIQDSDEECSSVSDIIKDSLESQNTNNIVRNEKDKKLLEGSDFIKEKSAEELFSEDSDVLTRTLFGTRNDLTVASDDNDFSDIILSNKNYSSYKQNCSQLREQLISKSNKQIVKPLTQTCDSNFFNESPIISPNRINNACSLQEDSAYDTYQLSAEWLPTTNCIYNEDISILPSQKIANITPHEKKDIVNYTHDLESLTIDMTENNWTSKQNLSCSQQENDKNINNDGEELSVQNRQRYKNLMEDAEYERSSSKRKKLKSVHETTVSKSKKKEEKKISSKWLKFTLDTLNVDDIAFKSIKAILMVLQNERIAKQYMRKRCWKDTLEEQAVNAILDYCDVSEAENKTNEYTQEIVQVVTDILDKSIGTSEFNKVTIVTHQISIILQLCSSMKVCVEIINYLTAKLKSYGNILISLVNNKKADVHNVINQLHIIFYTLNFCLQKYRAVFCNKENNQLEKEEVIPPVVDLWKKQLNFEGIIVKDSIQTRERRWLMILDDFAVIATENFVQFAKKAQKLVNLLMYE
- the LOC132905283 gene encoding mitochondrial import inner membrane translocase subunit Tim13-like; the protein is MNSLTSESLTDKEKSDLMQQIKQEVAVANAQEMLSKMSEKCFKKCVIRPGTSLDNTEQKCVAMCMDRYIDAFHLVSKTYSARIQREHDRM